A section of the Oncorhynchus nerka isolate Pitt River linkage group LG3, Oner_Uvic_2.0, whole genome shotgun sequence genome encodes:
- the LOC115106300 gene encoding nuclear factor 7, brain-like has translation MAASLSLLEEHLSCPVCCDIFRNPVVLKCSHSFCEECLQKYWKEMGNPLCPACRAECSSEEQGLSLALKSLCDSLQKGGEKIRSDTCRLHGEKMKIFCFDDKQPICVVCYTSKKHKGHNCYPIEEAVPDLKSEIQAVVSTLKNKLANRNAAKMGHQSWEEHIKGQAQRAEEQIRREFKKLQQFLEEEETAKIATLREEEQKKSEVMRERAETLAREITTLSETIVAIDKEMEVDNITFLKNYKAILNRADCTFPDTADTEVVSGALIDMAKHVGSLKFKVWEKMLEFVDYTPVIMDPNTMSTKFTLSDDLTTMTYCDERQSLPDNPERFLNVGVLGSEGYSKGIHYWDVDVGDNDNWILGVAKESIPRKTQVKMEPRSGLWIIKYICGKYKAGIKPYVQIEVDECPRVIRVQLDCNRGEVKFFDLTKNTTLCTFKDKFTEKMFPYFNSGSGICPLRLLGKAKTS, from the exons ATGGCAGCCAGTTTGTCTCTCTTGGAGGAGCACCTCTCTTGTCCCGTGTGCTGTGACATCTTCAGGAACCCTGTGGTCCTGAAATGCAGCCACAGCTTCTGTGAGGAGTGTCTGCAGAAATACTGGAAGGAAATGGGGAATCCGCTGTGTCCTGCATGCAGGGCAGAGTGTTCATCTGAGGAGCAGGGTTTAAGCCTCGCCTTAAAAAGTCTCTGTGATTCCTTACAGAAGGGGGGTGAAAAGATCAGATCTGATACCTGCCGGCTGCATGGAGAGAAAATGAAAATCTTCTGTTTCGATGATAAACAGCCCATCTGTGTTGTCTGCTACACATCAAAAAAACATAAAGGTCATAACTGTTATCCCATTGAGGAGGCTGTGCCGGATTTGAAG AGTGAAATTCAGGCTGTGGTTTCCACTTTGAAGAACAAACTAGCAAACAGGAATGCAGCCAAGATGGGCCATCAAAGCTGGGAGGAGCACATCAAG GGCCAGGCCCAACGTGCAGAGGAGCAGATAAGGAGGGAGTTTAAGAAACTCCAGCAGTTCCTAGAAGAGGAAGAGACGGCCAAGATAGCTACCCTGCGAGAGGAAGAACAGAAGAAATCTGAAGTGATGCGAGAAAGAGCCGAGACATTGGCCAGAGAGATCACAACCCTTTCAGAGACAATTGTAGCTATCGATAAGGAAATGGAAGTGGACAATATCACATTCCTCAAG AACTACAAGGCCATACTTAACAG AGCCGACTGCACATTCCCAGATACTGCAGATACTGAGGTAGTATCAGGAGCACTGATTGACATGGCCAAACATGTAGGATCTCTCAAGTTCAAAGTTTGGGAGAAGATGCTTGAGTTTGTTGACTACA CTCCTGTGATCATGGATCCGAACACAATGTCCACTAAGTTCACCCTCTCTGATGACCTCACCACTATGACATACTGTGACGAGAGGCAGAGTCTCCCAGACAATCCCGAAAGGTTTCTTAACGTAGGAGTGTTGGGTTCTGAAGGGTACAGTAAAGGCATCCATTACTGGGATGTGGATGTTGGAGATAATGATAACTGGATCTTAGGAGTAGCCAAAGAGTCCATTCCACGCAAGACACAGGTCAAAATGGAGCCTCGGAGTGGGTTGTGGATCATCAAATATATCTGTGGGAAATACAAAGCAGGTATAAAACCGTACGTCCAGATCGAGGTAGACGAGTGCCCACGAGTGATCCGAGTACAACTGGACTGTAACAGAGGGGAGGTGAAATTCTTTGACCTCACCAAGAACACGACCCTGTGCACCTTCAAAGACAAATTCACTGAAAAGATGTTCCCATACTTTAACAGTGGAAGTGGGATTTGCCCACTACGCCTTTTAGGAAAGGCAAAAACGAGCTAA